DNA from Tripterygium wilfordii isolate XIE 37 chromosome 4, ASM1340144v1, whole genome shotgun sequence:
TTGGGTAAAACCAAATGGTGTTTGGATTTTTGTTTATTACCACCTAGTCTTTGTGATTTGGTCTCTGCAACTTCATTAAGCAACAACagtttgttttgttcttatcAGTTTTACTTGTGATCATTTGCAAGAAAttttacatttttctttcttttgcagtTTCTAACTATGAACTATCTCTTTTTATACATTCTTTTTGTTCTGTTATGCAATCCCCGCAAGATTAGTTCAAGTAAGCATTCAGCAGAAGAAAACTGATTTCaagaagtttttttaaaaaaaatgttgagctAACATGTAGTTTGAATGCATTTTCTTATTGATCCAGGTACGTGTTCTTTAGATTTCAATCGATTCCCCTATGAACCTCACAGCGAGTGCTTTGACAATGCAATTCGTCCATTAACTACACAACCATGTTGTCGTTCTGCGCTGCAATCTCTTTTTCAAGCAATGACTGTCAGAGCAAACCAGTCTCGGTCCAAATTCCTCGAGGCAACTGAAGCTCAAGATTGCAGTGAATCATTTCAAGCTCTTCACAATAGGACTAATCTGTCCATATGTGAAATACAAGGCTTCATATCCTCTTCAACACCCCCAAATTTGTGCTCAAAAAGTACTGATTCGGTCATTAGTGTTCTCGGGGTTGAGAGATTTAGCGACTTCAAGTCCAATTGTAAAGGCTTGTCGACGAGTAATTATAGCGATGATGCATGTTTTAACTGCTTAGTTTCATATAAGCAGTCCTTGGAGGCTTTTGGAGAAGGTGATAGTTCAAAATGGTGCCCTGAAGCTCTCCTTGTAAGTCTTGCCAGCGGGGACGTTGAGTCTCCGAATTGGGTTCCTGCAACATTTTCTTGTTTATGGAACGAGATAAGTAAGAAATCTATCCGATTCTTCGTTATTGTAACATTCTGTTTCTTTTCTGATTAATTTCTTAGACTAATATCTTTTCTTTTGTGCTTGTGCTCCAGACAACTCGATCGCAACAACTAGTCCCAAGAAAGGTCAATAAACATGTTTTGTATTGATACAACACAGAGAATGTTATGTTTTTTCATGCTGATATCAATGAAAATGTGTTCTGATTGATTGATAAATACACAGATGGGTATATCATGGGTTCCAAGAAAGTACTAATCATCGTGATCCTGGCAGCGTCGCTGTTAATTGTGGCTCCAATTCTTTATCAGTTAACAAGGAAGCAACTACTACACGACAACGAAAAGGAGATCAAAGATTTATCAGGTGAAccatataaatgtatatatgtgAGCTTTACTGtcttgatgtgtttttttttcttacattaCTAATCAACCAGTTTCTGTGTAGTTATGGTGCTTGAGAAGACACTTGAAGATGAATCCAGCGGACGATTTGCCAGCTCTGATCTCTTTGTATTCTCACAAGATGAAATGACAAAAGCTACCAAATTTTTCGACAATCTACATTTGATTGCAGAGGGGACTAATGGTACTATGCTTAGCTACACGGTCTGATTAATTACTCTAATCTATTGAATTGGCgcggaaagaaaaaaaaactgataatCTATTTGTGATTTTCTGTAGGCGGAACTTACATTGGAATTCTGCCAAATGGAATGAGGGTTGCAATCAAGAAACTCGACCATGGTATTAAGATTGCTAGTTTTCTCGACGAGTTATGCAGAAAAGCAAAGATCAGGCATCCGAATCTGGTCAGCGTTCTCGGTTACTGTCAAAGCATGGATCACTGCCTAGTTTATGAATATTGTGCTAATGGTGATTTAGCAAGCTGGCTTATAGGTCAGTTTATCAGAAGGCATATGTTCAGTGAACATTCTGCATAACATAAACTGTACTTTTCTTTGACAATTTACGCATACTTACCGTGGTAAGCATTGAAGTTTAGGAAGTGAAAATAAGAAACCAATCTTAACATGGGAGCAAAGGTTGCGAATATCGATGGATATCGCGCGAGGATTATCATATATGCATAACAATCCGTTTCAGAAGACGGTTCATGGAGATATAAAGGTAAGATTACTACTACTTCAAAGCCATTGCCCTTTCTTTTGTATAATCAGATAATGCTAACAGTACTCATCTTGACACAGTTAACAAACATATTGTTGAATGAGAATCTAGAGGCCAAGATCTCACTTTCTGCACTGTCGATTCACAACGTGAAGGAACGAAATGAATCAGAAACTACAGCGAAAGATGTCTTCGATTTCGGGGTTGTGTTGCTTCAACTTCTGACAGGAAGAAGACCAGATTCTCTGGTTGATACGGTACATCTACTTTCGAGCTCAAAATGTACCGATTTTACGTACAGAGAAGGCTAGATGACTATGTTTTCTTATTGTGATAGCAGGCCAAGGCTCTCATGGTGGAAGGAAGAAGCACAAATGATATAGCAGATCCCTATTTAAGAggtgcacatgattcaaatcaatttcaaatcatgttGTCCATGGCTGTTCAATGTGGATCACCAAATGAACGTCAAAGACCAAACATGGTGCAGGTTTTGAGAAAACTTGAGGAAGCATGATAAATAGTTGACAACgggttaatatcacttttgcaCCTCGAAAGATAGTCAGTTTTTCAATTTCCACACTGTTgcttaaaatgtttcaatttagtcacccaatgataaaattgtttcaacttggtctctcgacagattttctcactttggggCAGTCAAACTGCACGTGTGGCACGTTGAAtgtccaaatattgattgccacATGTGCAGTTTGATTGCGTCAAAGTGGGAAAATCTACCtgaaaaacaattttatcattgggtgaccaaattgaaacatttaaaaaaatgatgtacaaattgaaacactgactatTTTTCAGTGTGcaaaagttgtattaacccAATTGACAACATATGACAGTGAGTAAACTCATCGGGCCCACAATCACTACTTTTCAAGTGTGCAATGAATAAACGCATCGTGCATGAGTATGAGCCTACAAACTACGCATGTGGACACAACCCATAAAATTTTCTTATGTCAGCTTGCCAAAATGTTTATATGTTaaattctctattttatatGGTGAGAATACTTTAGAAATACTAATACATAGTCTACACGTTATGCAAAGTAAGATGATTCTAAATAATATCCTAagattgaaaaattaaattatggacCTCCTTGCACAATAAGCACGCATTGTTCaatgatgaatttattttttaatcataGCATAACTTGAAAGAATTGTTTTATCCCAATGAATTATAATGACACTAGCAAATCATATTAAATTCATGCTAACATATCAAAatacttattttttttcattagttTAGACATTTGAAATAGATGGCTTCCTACTATCTTAACAATTGCATGACTAGATTGTTATCTTTTCTAATTGAATAACTTGCTACAATTCTATAAAAagtattagttttttttataaccgataaCGATGCTATACAAGTTTGTTATTTGAACATTCAATAGAAATCTAAATTCTGGATACCAAGCCCGCGCGTAGATAAATTTTCTATCTAATGACAGGATAAGAACCCAATGCATGGCCACAATGTATTGCTTCTtataaaaatcaaactcaagattTTCTGAGTTGAAATGGTTTGACCTAGAGGTTTGCCTTCAAAGAGATTCAATAATGGGCAATCACCAATGGTTATAAAAAAACAGTATTTGAGTAATAATCCTTACAAATTTTTGTCCTCTCAAAGACAATGTAGTGAtaaattgaaaaacaattaagataaattaaaccaaaatttcaatgccaagattttcttttgttgtcagtattttttttagtgttttttaaaaaaaaaagccaaaatcGAATCGATTGGtcgatttttttcttcaaaaatttacatatttctcCATAAAAAACCGAACCAAGAAAATGGACGAGATTTAGGGGATTTACAGTGCCACATGTCGGCTATTGATGATGTCCACGTCATCACATCGTCTCTGTAGCTATTTGATTTATTTAGGTTCAGAAACTAACAAACCCATTATTGCatcttttcaaaaaacaatcTCCATCCGAGATTCTGAGTAACCTGACAGCAAACACCCAAACCCAAAATCCGCTCACCTTTCTTTCACTGAAAgccaaaattcaaattaaacgTAGCACGCCACTTCTCCATTACTTGCGAGCTCATATACGTCTACGGGTACATCTATCTGCGTACGTGTCGGAGTGTTGGAATGTTTATaagttatatgtatgtatgtgtgtatgccTATGAGCTGGGAATGGGAGCTTGATGTTTTGTTGTTGCTaattttagggattttggaGGCATTGGAACCGGTGAGTGATGGCTTTGCTTCGCAAACTGTTTTACAAGAAGCCGCCGGATGGTCTTCTTGAGATCTGTGAGCGAGTTTACGGTGCGTTGTCTGTTCTCTTCGTTTTGTTATACTTTATGTAttctatttgattttgttaaatttattgCTACTGGGGATTTGGAATTCTTGATTTTAGTTCCGTGTAAGCAACGGATATGGTGTTTTTGATGGATAACCAGACAGAGGAACTTTGTGAATTCAATTATTATGATTCTAGTTGGGAAATTGGTTCTAATTCATGATAATTAAATAGTTCAAAATGATTGAGTGAACCGTCGGTGTTCCTTCTGCTTGAATTTTAGTGGATTTGATCATTCTGCTCTTCGTAATCATGAAATGAAAGCAGTGTGATGGATATAGTTTCAAGAGGTGAACACCAAACTACCAAACCTGCTTGATGGCTGTGAAGTTAGATAAAGAATGGCACACTTTGCATTTTATACTCCCacttgtttttctttctatatTCAAATGAGTAAgaattactcgaacatgtgtataCTTACATTGCAAGCAGGTTCTGTTCTAAATGCAGAACCAGTGTGTATTACATTACATCAGTTTACAGTTGGGGTATTGCTTCAACCATGGGgacttcaaaaaattcaatTGCCAACAATATGGAACTAGGAAAATGCTGTTATTGACATTTTGTATTCATTTGTGAACCACGATTACTCTTGGAAACTATGTGGGGCTGTTATACTGTGTGTATCTTCTATATATGGAGCACTTGGCTGTTTTTGAGACCACCCAAGATCATTGGGAGAGGGCGAAGCATGAGCTTGTCATGGAGCAATACAAATCAGGCACTGTAAGTCAGCTAGTAAAGAATTAGGAACTTGGCCCGTCGAAGGCATATGGCAAGCTGATAAATTCTTATTAATTGTTCTCTTCATAATAAAATGATAACACCTATGGTAAAAACATTCATGAGACATGAAATTGAGTAAGCTTGCTCAATATTGAATGTTCCATTTAAGGAATAATATTATGTAATATTACAGTTGGAATGCAAGTTCTCTTGATACAGAAATTAAAGAAAGCTTGAATCTAGTATCTTGTGGTGAATGAGAATAAGCTgggtaagcaattccaaactcaCTAGTCACTAGTAGGGCGGTGTTTGGCCCCTGCAATGCCATTTTGTTTTGAAGAATATGTGCAAGTGATGCTATATAAAATACAAATTGATTCGAGAAAAGATTTCAATTTACGAGTAATGTTGGCAATTTGCACCCTCACCAAAGCACATACTGTCGCCGTTTGATAAGGTTGGTGAAGGAAAGGTTTTTCAAGTTGAGACATATTGTGATTGTTTGCTCCGCTATTGGCATACCAAAGCCAATTCTCCAAGTGAGTGCAAGCCACTGCTGTCAATTGTGAAGTTGGATGCCAACCTTGATCGGTAAAGTTCCATATGGTGCTGTACTATATAGGGTTGATGACTTGCCTTTCTAGAGGTTGGATATGGAACACAATTAGTTTTGAAAATATTAGAACTTTTCTGTTAGTCACTTATTGTATACATGGGTGAATCATGATCAATATGGCATGCATCAACATGAGATATACAATACAGCGTTATCTTCCATATGTGGAGCTGGTACTTGAATGAGTAAAGATTTACTTGAAATTTATGATAATTTGATCAAGAACTACGTGAAATTGAAAGCGAATTTTGACAGCATCTAACCATTGGTTTATGATTCTGTCACTTGATAAATATAGAACTTATACATACTTATCCAGTTTTTGTCACAAAAAAATCTCTATTTTAGCtggtttttctaaaaaatatacatattaaAATATGCATACTTAGGATGATTATGCAACAATACTTCTAACTTAAAATATGACTTAAAAACAGCAGCTAAATTCTTATTTCATTAATGCTTGCAAGTAAACTTAGGCCCTGTAACTGACAGTTATGTACTTTCTGTACATGTAGCTTTTGATTGCTGCTTCACTACTGATGCATGGGAAGAAGAAAATTACA
Protein-coding regions in this window:
- the LOC119997009 gene encoding probable receptor-like protein kinase At1g80640, producing the protein MHFLIDPGTCSLDFNRFPYEPHSECFDNAIRPLTTQPCCRSALQSLFQAMTVRANQSRSKFLEATEAQDCSESFQALHNRTNLSICEIQGFISSSTPPNLCSKSTDSVISVLGVERFSDFKSNCKGLSTSNYSDDACFNCLVSYKQSLEAFGEGDSSKWCPEALLVSLASGDVESPNWVPATFSCLWNEINNSIATTSPKKDGYIMGSKKVLIIVILAASLLIVAPILYQLTRKQLLHDNEKEIKDLSVMVLEKTLEDESSGRFASSDLFVFSQDEMTKATKFFDNLHLIAEGTNGGTYIGILPNGMRVAIKKLDHGIKIASFLDELCRKAKIRHPNLVSVLGYCQSMDHCLVYEYCANGDLASWLIGSENKKPILTWEQRLRISMDIARGLSYMHNNPFQKTVHGDIKIMLTVLILTQLTNILLNENLEAKISLSALSIHNVKERNESETTAKDVFDFGVVLLQLLTGRRPDSLVDTAKALMVEGRSTNDIADPYLRGAHDSNQFQIMLSMAVQCGSPNERQRPNMVQVLRKLEEA